CGTGCAGTGGGAGGAGGCCGAACGGTCCGACCGGGCACCACCACAGCCGGTCGGCGCCGTCGACGACGGCCAGCACCTTCTCCGCGACCGAGCGCCACAGCCACTCCAGCACGGCGCGGAGCCTGCCGTTCACCTCGGCCCGCTGCTCGCCCGGCAGGCCGTAGTAGTCGCGGACGCGCACCACGGTGTCCAGGTACAGCCGGGCGACCTCACCGGGGTCGAGCCGACCGAGCTCGACGACCTCGATCCGGCCGTCAGCGATGACCAGCGCGTCGCACCGGCTCGACGCGGCATTCACGACCACGACCGGCCCGTGGTCGCCGACCGCCCGGAGTCGGTCGAACGACGGTGCGCGCAGGAAGTCCGGGAAGCCGTCCGCACGCACGGACGCGACCAGGCGGTCCCACTCGGCGGCCAACGCGGTGCGCCGGTCCGCGTCACCGGTCGAACCGTCCAGCGCCGCTCTCAACTCGTCCAGCCGGGCGGTCGTCGCGGGTGGGAGGTCGGCCCGGTCGCGGCGGACGCCGACAACCTGGTTCCACAGCACGGAACGCCCCTGCTCCAACAGTTCTACCGCGCACTCCGGCACACCGGCGGAGATCGCCGCGGCAGCCGCCTCCCCCGCGACGGCGCCGAACCTCGTCAGCAGGAGTTCCTGGTCACGGCGGCCCAGACCTCTCCACGCCAGCGTGTCCAGCAGGTCCACGGCGTGCCCGTAGCCCTCCACCGCGGCCACATGATCGCCCACCTCGCCCATCAACTCGCCCCACGCGCGGGCCGCCGACGCGCGGATCAGCACCGGAGCGCCCACCTCGGCCACCGCGCGGCGATAGGCGTCGTGGGCGGCACCCGGGCCGTCCGGGTCGGCGAGCCGCCGAAAGCGCGTCGCGTGCGCGTTGCCGAGGTTGTACAGGTGGGTGGCGGCACGCCGGTCGCCCGGTGGTGTGCTGTCGACGGCGTCGTCCAGGGCCGTGATCGCGGCGTCCATGGTGGCAGGTTCGCCAGTGACCTCGTACTGTCGGAACAACGTGGTGCCGAGTCCGCCGAGGTGGGTCGGACGGTCGATGTGTCCCAGGTCGAGCGCGTCCAGTGCTTCGCGCCGCAACGCGATCGCCATGTCGAGCAGTTCCATGTCACCCGTGCGCCGGTGCAGGTCCACCAGCCCTGAGCTGAGGTTGCCCTGCCGGCCGGGCAGGGACGGATCACCGGGCGCGGAGGCGTGGACAGCCGCGGCCAGCGTTTCGACGGCCTGCTTCAGGACTTCGTCGCGGCGCTCCACCTCGAACCGGGCCGACAGCGCGTTGCCCAGGTTGGTCAGCGAGTGGGGGCGGTGCGGGTGGCCCTCGGCGGCGGCCTCGACGGCGTCGCGGTGCACGGCGATCGCCTCGTCCAGCGACGGCGTGTCGCCGGTGTGCTCGTACCGGCGCATCAGCACGTTGCCGAGGTTCGTCAGGTAGGCGGCGCGTCGCGGGTCGAGCGGCTGGTTTCCGTCGACCGCCGCGCGCGCCACCCGGACCGCCGCGTCGATTGCCGCCACGTCGCCGGTCAGCTCGAACCGGGTGCCCAGTGCGGTCGACAGATTCGTGGCGTGGACCGGGTGGTCGGCATGCCCTGGTGGGGTCTCGTCGACAGCCGCCTCGGCGATGGTGAGGGCATGGTCGAGCAGGTCGGTCCGACCGGTCCGCCCCGCCATTTCGGTGAGGGCCATCGCCAGGCTCGACAACAGCTCCGGACGGCTGGGGTCGCCGGGTTCCAGCGCGTCGACGGCGTCCTGCGCGGCCTTGGTGGACTCCTGGAGCACGAGGAGGTCTCCGTTGCGCCGGAACGCCGTGCGCAACAGGGCACTCCACCCGCTCAACACCCGCGCCGTCCCGGTCGGCAGCACGCGTTCGTGCTCGTGCAGTGCCTCGGCGAGCGCGTCTTCGTCACCGGCGTGCTCGAACGACAGCCTCAGCGCCGCGGTGAGCCCGGTGGTGAACAGAACGCGGTCGGGGCTCGTGTCGGGCACGGCGGCGACCGCCGACCGGTAGTGCGTGACCGCCTCCGCCAACGCGTCCAGCGCGCCGGTCAGGTCGAACCGCTCGCGCAGCGCGTTGGCCAGGGCGAACGCCTTCCGCGCGTGGTCGACGCCGCCGTCCGCCAGCGCGGCGCGGAGCACGTCGACGGACCGTTCGACCACCTCGACGTCGCCTTTCGCAGCGCCTCGCAGGCGCAGGGCGGTGCCCAGCCCGAGCAGGCAGCGCGACCGCTCGGGGTGGCCCGGGGGTGTGCTCGGCAGGAGGTCGGAGAGCATGGTGAGCGCGTCGTCAACGAACCCGTGACCGCCGGTCCGATGGTGGAGTTCGATGAGCAGGTGCCCCAGGTTGCACGCGGCCACGACGCGGACCGGATGCCCTTCCGGCGTCGAGCCGACTGCGTCGCGGAGCAGTTCCAGCGCGCGGAGCCCGTCTTGGACGCCGCCTGTCGCGGCGTACCGACGTAACAGCACGCCGCCGAGGGCTCCGGCAGCCATCGGGTTGGCCGGTGCGAGACGGGTCGCTTCCTTCAACACGGCCACCGCGCGGTCCAAGTCCTCCCGGTCGCCCTGCCACTCGAACGACACGCGCAGCCCGTCGCCGAGGTTGACCAGGTAGAGCGGCAGGTTGTCGGTGGCGTCGGTGGCGGCGATCTCCAAGGCGGTGACCGCGGCCGTGAGCACTTCCGGATCTGGGGCGAGATCGAGTCCGCGAAGCAGGGCGACGCCGAGGAACAGGTGGCAGTTCGGGCGGTGCGGGTGGCCGGGTCCGGTGCGCTCGGTCGCCTCGGTGAGCAGGTCCAGCGCGGTCCGGAGGTCCCGCGGGTCGCGGCGCAGGTGGAAGCGCAGCGACCACGCGCTGCCCAGGTTCCCCTGCCGGGCCGGGCGCATCGGATCGTCCTGGGCGGTGGCTTCCAGACCGGCGGTGAGCAGCTTGATCCCCCGGTCGAGCGCCTCCTGGTCGCCGGTCGCCTCGGCGGCCTGCAAGAGCGGGGCGGCGGCGGCGGTGAACGCGCGCGGGTCTGGTTCGGTCATCAGCGTTCCGGGACGTGGATCCAGGCGGGCTCGGTGAACCCCTTCTCCGGCTGGTCCACCGTGGCCGGGTGGAACGACTCGGGAATGAGGTCGCCGTAGCCGTGCGCGATGACGTCCCGGTAGAGCGAGTCGGGCACGATCAGCGCCAGGTCGGCCCGCGGTGTCGTGGCCAGCGCCCGGCGCAGCGGCGCGGAGTCCAGCATTCGGTGCACGGCGATCGCGGCGGTGCCGACCCACCCGTTGGGCACCGCGCCGATGGTGCCCCGGTGCAACGCGACCCGGATGCGCAGCCTGGCGTGGTCGTTGAGATCGGCGTTCGCGCGTCGCAGTGCCGTGCCGAGGC
This is a stretch of genomic DNA from Saccharothrix ecbatanensis. It encodes these proteins:
- a CDS encoding CHAT domain-containing protein, whose amino-acid sequence is MTEPDPRAFTAAAAPLLQAAEATGDQEALDRGIKLLTAGLEATAQDDPMRPARQGNLGSAWSLRFHLRRDPRDLRTALDLLTEATERTGPGHPHRPNCHLFLGVALLRGLDLAPDPEVLTAAVTALEIAATDATDNLPLYLVNLGDGLRVSFEWQGDREDLDRAVAVLKEATRLAPANPMAAGALGGVLLRRYAATGGVQDGLRALELLRDAVGSTPEGHPVRVVAACNLGHLLIELHHRTGGHGFVDDALTMLSDLLPSTPPGHPERSRCLLGLGTALRLRGAAKGDVEVVERSVDVLRAALADGGVDHARKAFALANALRERFDLTGALDALAEAVTHYRSAVAAVPDTSPDRVLFTTGLTAALRLSFEHAGDEDALAEALHEHERVLPTGTARVLSGWSALLRTAFRRNGDLLVLQESTKAAQDAVDALEPGDPSRPELLSSLAMALTEMAGRTGRTDLLDHALTIAEAAVDETPPGHADHPVHATNLSTALGTRFELTGDVAAIDAAVRVARAAVDGNQPLDPRRAAYLTNLGNVLMRRYEHTGDTPSLDEAIAVHRDAVEAAAEGHPHRPHSLTNLGNALSARFEVERRDEVLKQAVETLAAAVHASAPGDPSLPGRQGNLSSGLVDLHRRTGDMELLDMAIALRREALDALDLGHIDRPTHLGGLGTTLFRQYEVTGEPATMDAAITALDDAVDSTPPGDRRAATHLYNLGNAHATRFRRLADPDGPGAAHDAYRRAVAEVGAPVLIRASAARAWGELMGEVGDHVAAVEGYGHAVDLLDTLAWRGLGRRDQELLLTRFGAVAGEAAAAAISAGVPECAVELLEQGRSVLWNQVVGVRRDRADLPPATTARLDELRAALDGSTGDADRRTALAAEWDRLVASVRADGFPDFLRAPSFDRLRAVGDHGPVVVVNAASSRCDALVIADGRIEVVELGRLDPGEVARLYLDTVVRVRDYYGLPGEQRAEVNGRLRAVLEWLWRSVAEKVLAVVDGADRLWWCPVGPFGLLPLHAAQWYDPVTLSDTGVLDQVVSSYTPTLRALLTARARPEVEADVLAVAMPETPGKTPLPHALDEIASLGTVRSVLDSAQATVTAVRTAVSGHSWLHYAGHSSQDLRHPAETRLDLHDGGLAAIDLARFDLSTAEFAYLSSCESGIGGADLPDEAIHLAGAFHVAGFRHVVANLNSVGDSTARLVAGMVYERLRAPGRLTATDAARCLTEVLREVRSDHPLAAWIGYHHIGP